The Methanosphaera sp. BMS genome contains a region encoding:
- a CDS encoding DUF1922 domain-containing protein, with protein MYLIFRCDCGRVLYAKDTTKTRKCPCGKSLNVKKRRILKEAYDAASATEAVQQMQEEIYGGSCFKTADKL; from the coding sequence ATGTATCTGATATTTAGATGTGACTGTGGAAGAGTACTATATGCAAAGGACACTACAAAAACAAGAAAATGTCCATGCGGTAAAAGTCTAAACGTGAAAAAAAGAAGGATACTTAAAGAAGCTTATGACGCGGCTTCAGCAACCGAAGCGGTCCAACAGATGCAGGAGGAGATATATGGAGGTAGCTGTTTTAAAACAGCCGATAAACTCTAA
- a CDS encoding Lrp/AsnC family transcriptional regulator, which yields MSQNEENTTQNSQIVSMDELDKKILDLLTVDGRKSYRKISRELGVSVGTVHNRVDKLTKSGIINKFVPIVDHEKLGYNLTAIIGLELQGGTITYLVDKKPFKNNLLAVYDVTGQFDAILIAKFRDTFELNDFIKLLLKEEPVIKTYTQTVLNIIKEELNSSMIVVD from the coding sequence ATGAGTCAAAATGAAGAAAATACAACTCAAAATAGTCAAATAGTTTCTATGGACGAGTTGGATAAGAAAATATTGGATTTATTAACGGTAGATGGACGAAAATCATACAGAAAAATCTCAAGAGAATTAGGGGTATCTGTAGGAACAGTTCATAACAGAGTTGATAAATTAACAAAATCAGGAATAATAAACAAATTTGTTCCTATAGTCGATCATGAAAAACTAGGTTACAACTTAACAGCCATAATCGGTTTAGAACTTCAAGGAGGAACAATAACCTATCTGGTTGATAAAAAACCATTTAAAAATAATTTACTTGCTGTCTATGATGTAACTGGTCAATTTGATGCAATATTAATAGCTAAATTCAGGGATACCTTTGAATTAAATGATTTTATTAAATTACTGCTAAAAGAAGAACCAGTAATTAAAACATATACACAAACAGTATTAAACATAATAAAAGAAGAGTTAAACTCATCTATGATTGTAGTGGATTAG
- a CDS encoding tRNA (guanine(10)-N(2))-dimethyltransferase, producing METHFVEEGLVKIQVPNFEKVSSEAPVFYNPVMELNRDISVVVINQYRKQLDHDITICDAFGGTGIRGVRYSKEIDGVDSIAICDVNPLAIEQIKKNVELNDVDNVEVYKTDANILLQSNKGLFDVVDIDPFGTPAMFLQATSANIRPGGLICISATDTSALCGTYHDPCLRKYGAEPQKTEYCHENGIRILIAAIARNLAVNQKYLNVLFSHSTEHYMRIYATVSRGGKSTNKSLDNIGFISHCPNCLYRKTYHGYAPAMDKCCPECGHKFDIAGPLWLGHISNREFISKMIEMADTLELNTKDKLLELFEKCLNESEGPITFYDIHKLCKKLKISAPKMNEVIDEIRSRGYSISRTHFKLTGMRTDMPLDELKSVIQDVKNG from the coding sequence ATGGAGACACATTTTGTTGAGGAAGGATTAGTAAAGATTCAAGTACCTAATTTTGAGAAGGTATCATCTGAGGCACCGGTATTTTACAATCCGGTTATGGAATTAAACAGGGACATATCTGTTGTAGTGATAAATCAGTACAGAAAACAGTTGGACCATGACATTACTATATGTGACGCGTTTGGTGGAACGGGTATACGTGGGGTAAGATACTCGAAGGAAATAGATGGCGTGGACTCAATAGCCATATGTGATGTAAATCCTCTGGCTATAGAACAGATTAAAAAGAACGTCGAGTTGAATGATGTTGACAACGTTGAAGTATATAAAACGGATGCCAACATCTTGCTGCAATCAAATAAGGGCTTATTTGACGTGGTTGATATAGATCCGTTCGGAACGCCCGCGATGTTTCTACAGGCAACAAGTGCAAATATTCGTCCGGGTGGACTGATATGCATAAGTGCAACCGATACCTCCGCATTATGTGGCACATATCATGATCCGTGCCTTAGAAAGTATGGAGCGGAACCTCAAAAAACGGAGTATTGTCATGAAAATGGTATACGTATACTGATAGCGGCTATAGCACGTAATTTGGCCGTTAATCAGAAGTATTTGAATGTGCTGTTTTCACATAGTACCGAGCATTACATGAGAATATATGCAACGGTAAGTCGTGGAGGCAAAAGTACAAATAAGTCATTGGACAATATCGGTTTTATATCTCATTGTCCTAATTGCCTATACCGTAAGACCTATCATGGATATGCACCTGCAATGGATAAATGCTGTCCCGAATGCGGACATAAGTTTGATATAGCCGGTCCATTATGGTTGGGTCATATATCCAATAGGGAATTTATCTCTAAAATGATTGAAATGGCCGATACACTGGAACTTAATACAAAGGATAAGTTACTTGAGCTGTTTGAGAAGTGTCTCAATGAATCTGAAGGTCCAATCACTTTCTATGATATTCATAAGTTATGTAAAAAACTAAAAATAAGTGCTCCAAAGATGAATGAGGTTATTGATGAGATTAGAAGTAGGGGTTATTCCATATCAAGAACCCATTTTAAGTTAACAGGTATGAGAACAGATATGCCGCTGGATGAGTTAAAATCAGTAATTCAGGATGTTAAAAATGGATAA
- a CDS encoding DUF2120 family protein, producing the protein MEVIEVSRQIMEYLGVFKGSKPVLHNTEAMIIKGKTHDKLKQDEIIPKLEELFEHLNIRRVYLSSQKAKKFTDRADKKLRKVAEVYDESAGISGLERMKMSFEMTGCVAEYMIGEMDSDIVVYVMVWFDKSEYWPMFVESAVIKLDPEDDD; encoded by the coding sequence ATGGAAGTAATAGAAGTATCAAGACAAATAATGGAATATCTCGGAGTTTTCAAAGGATCAAAACCTGTACTGCATAACACCGAAGCAATGATAATCAAGGGTAAAACCCACGATAAACTAAAACAGGATGAGATCATTCCTAAACTCGAGGAATTATTCGAACACCTCAACATTAGAAGAGTCTACCTGTCAAGTCAAAAGGCAAAAAAATTCACCGACAGGGCAGATAAAAAATTAAGAAAAGTAGCCGAAGTATACGATGAATCAGCCGGTATCAGCGGTCTGGAAAGGATGAAAATGTCCTTCGAGATGACCGGATGTGTTGCAGAGTACATGATTGGTGAGATGGATTCCGACATAGTGGTATATGTAATGGTATGGTTTGACAAATCAGAATACTGGCCAATGTTTGTAGAATCAGCAGTAATAAAACTTGATCCTGAAGATGATGACTAA
- the mptA gene encoding GTP cyclohydrolase MptA: MSICEFPDTQDKTPETPISLTKVGVTGVKKLLKIKREDKRPIILLPTFDAFVDLPSTQKGVHMSRNPEAISEIIDEAVNESEIHIETLCANLVKKLLEKHEYAKQAETEARGEYIVNKLSPVTHKKTQETTQIIARATAVKNDDGTISVKKMIGAEVVGMTVCPCAQESVIKESKSKLLEFLDEETTQRVIESVTFASHNQRGIGTILLEVSENQDVNVDDLIEIIQNSMSSPVCELLKRPDENKIVTNAHKNPVFVEDCVRNMVAGLLEKYPQLPDNSFVTIKQVNEESIHQHNAFAQKNASLGQLREETNWRN, encoded by the coding sequence ATGAGCATATGTGAATTTCCGGATACACAAGATAAAACACCCGAAACACCCATATCACTAACCAAAGTTGGAGTAACGGGAGTAAAGAAACTATTAAAAATAAAACGTGAAGACAAAAGACCGATTATCCTACTGCCTACTTTTGATGCATTTGTCGACTTGCCAAGTACCCAAAAAGGAGTGCACATGTCAAGAAATCCCGAAGCAATATCTGAGATAATCGATGAAGCAGTAAACGAATCAGAAATCCACATAGAAACATTATGTGCAAACCTGGTAAAAAAACTACTTGAAAAACATGAATATGCCAAACAGGCAGAAACAGAGGCACGTGGAGAATACATAGTAAACAAGTTATCTCCCGTCACACATAAGAAAACACAGGAAACAACACAGATAATAGCAAGGGCAACAGCAGTCAAAAACGATGACGGCACAATATCGGTAAAGAAGATGATAGGAGCAGAAGTTGTAGGAATGACAGTATGTCCATGTGCACAGGAATCAGTCATCAAGGAATCAAAAAGTAAACTGCTGGAATTTCTTGATGAAGAAACCACCCAACGGGTAATAGAATCAGTAACATTTGCCTCACATAACCAAAGAGGAATTGGAACAATACTGCTTGAAGTATCCGAAAACCAGGACGTAAACGTGGATGATCTGATAGAAATCATACAAAACTCCATGAGCTCTCCAGTATGTGAACTGCTAAAAAGACCGGATGAAAACAAGATAGTTACAAATGCACATAAAAATCCCGTATTTGTTGAAGACTGTGTAAGAAACATGGTTGCAGGATTGCTTGAAAAATATCCTCAACTGCCGGACAATTCATTCGTCACAATAAAACAGGTAAATGAGGAAAGTATACATCAACACAATGCATTTGCTCAAAAAAATGCTTCACTAGGACAATTAAGAGAAGAAACAAATTGGAGAAATTAA
- a CDS encoding DegT/DnrJ/EryC1/StrS aminotransferase family protein — protein MINIAKPIIGDEEIEAVTEVLKSGMLAQGPKVEEFQKAFAEYTESKYAVATSSGTTALHAALKAVDVQKGDEVITTPFTFAATSNSVLYSDATPVYCDIDPVTFNLDPSKIEEKITDKTKAILPVHLYGQPADMCPIMEIAEEHDLKVIEDAAQAHGSTYKGKKIGSIGDMGCFSFYPTKNMTTGEGGMVTTNDEELDEKAGMIRAHGESKRYEQSLLGYNYRMTDIAASIGLVQLDNIDKFNRIRNENAAYLNDALSNVEGITTPEVAADRTHVFHQYTIRVSDKRDEFREYLTQNGIGTGVHYPIVLYKQPYYQKLGITGNCPEAECAARQVISLPVHPSLTQDELDTVACCVKKAAKEVL, from the coding sequence ATGATAAACATAGCTAAACCTATAATTGGTGATGAAGAAATAGAAGCGGTAACAGAAGTATTGAAATCAGGAATGCTCGCACAGGGACCGAAAGTTGAGGAATTCCAAAAGGCATTCGCCGAGTATACCGAGAGCAAATATGCAGTAGCTACAAGTTCAGGTACAACAGCACTACATGCAGCCCTAAAGGCTGTTGACGTGCAAAAAGGTGATGAGGTAATCACAACACCATTTACATTTGCAGCAACATCAAATTCAGTATTATACTCAGATGCTACACCGGTATACTGTGATATTGACCCTGTTACATTCAACCTTGACCCATCAAAAATCGAGGAAAAGATAACCGATAAAACAAAGGCAATACTACCTGTACACCTATACGGTCAACCTGCAGACATGTGCCCGATAATGGAAATAGCAGAAGAACATGACTTGAAAGTAATCGAGGATGCCGCCCAGGCACACGGTTCCACATATAAGGGTAAAAAGATTGGAAGTATCGGAGACATGGGATGTTTCAGTTTCTATCCAACAAAGAACATGACAACCGGTGAAGGTGGTATGGTCACCACAAATGATGAAGAGCTGGATGAAAAAGCGGGCATGATCAGAGCTCACGGTGAAAGTAAAAGATATGAACAGTCACTGCTGGGTTACAACTATAGGATGACCGATATAGCAGCAAGTATTGGACTTGTACAGCTTGACAACATCGATAAATTCAACAGGATAAGAAATGAAAACGCAGCATACCTGAATGATGCATTGAGTAATGTTGAAGGCATTACAACTCCTGAAGTGGCAGCTGACAGAACCCATGTATTCCACCAATACACCATCCGCGTATCCGATAAAAGAGATGAATTCCGTGAATACCTGACCCAGAATGGTATTGGAACCGGTGTTCATTACCCTATCGTATTATACAAACAGCCATACTACCAGAAACTCGGAATTACAGGCAATTGTCCTGAAGCTGAATGTGCAGCCAGACAGGTTATTTCATTACCTGTACATCCATCACTTACCCAGGATGAACTGGATACTGTAGCATGTTGTGTTAAAAAGGCAGCAAAAGAAGTATTATAA
- a CDS encoding TIGR00269 family protein, with protein sequence MMKIEKESFNNYVQKNVFDTLTGYQLINDNDKVMIGVSGGKDSILTLHMLSRYRQLSDIDFKLEAVCIDEGIAGYRNHGIESAVKNCKLLDINLEIISFKEAFNHDLDDIQGLYKSSCMPCGIYRRYLLNKAAYDHGCDKIATGHNMDDEIQSFLMTFARNDQNKFSKFGPALNRIHEKMVPRIKPLWQLAEKDVGIWCVVNDIEIHDEECPYSVTSLRSDVKNFLNRLEQENKGIKRNIFDSFKNTFNIAQQDVSLSTCEFCSQPTANSPCNACKLTEEINELLNK encoded by the coding sequence ATCATGAAAATCGAGAAAGAATCATTCAACAACTATGTTCAAAAGAACGTATTTGATACGCTTACAGGTTATCAGTTAATTAACGACAACGATAAGGTCATGATTGGCGTTTCCGGTGGCAAGGACAGCATTCTTACATTACACATGCTCAGCAGGTATAGACAATTATCGGATATTGACTTCAAACTGGAGGCCGTCTGTATCGACGAGGGCATAGCCGGATATAGAAATCATGGAATAGAATCAGCTGTAAAAAACTGCAAACTGTTGGATATTAACCTGGAAATCATATCATTTAAGGAAGCCTTCAATCACGACCTGGATGACATTCAGGGTTTGTATAAAAGCAGCTGTATGCCATGCGGCATTTACAGGAGATATCTTTTAAATAAGGCTGCATATGACCATGGCTGTGACAAGATAGCCACAGGCCATAATATGGATGATGAAATCCAGTCATTTTTAATGACCTTTGCAAGAAATGATCAGAACAAGTTTTCCAAGTTTGGACCCGCTTTAAACAGAATTCATGAAAAGATGGTTCCACGTATTAAGCCGCTGTGGCAGTTAGCAGAAAAGGATGTTGGAATTTGGTGTGTTGTCAATGACATTGAAATTCATGACGAGGAATGTCCATATTCTGTCACGTCCCTCCGCAGTGATGTCAAGAATTTCCTGAACAGATTGGAACAGGAAAACAAGGGAATAAAAAGAAACATATTCGATTCGTTCAAAAATACGTTCAATATTGCACAGCAGGATGTAAGCCTCAGTACCTGTGAATTTTGCAGTCAGCCAACAGCCAACAGTCCATGCAATGCATGCAAGCTAACAGAGGAAATTAATGAATTATTGAATAAATAA
- the cofG gene encoding 7,8-didemethyl-8-hydroxy-5-deazariboflavin synthase subunit CofG — protein sequence MMEIITKQDANMLLNGDMTTFIDCIKQINQNRQKDLTYSKNVFLPLTHICRNSCGYCNFKESPEESVNLLMNENEVRRILETANEYKCSEALFTFGESADEVDVVKERLDEYSFNSMVEYVHHLSKIALDEYEILPHTNMGIITRKDLRYLSDVNASMGLMLETTNKSLLKTIVHKDSPTKDPSKRIKFIEDAGKQQIPFTTGMLVGIGESPTDWVDTLFEIKRLHEKYNHIQEIIIQNFKPKINTPMADYPEVPVTDLIKLTVLASLLFEDVSIQIPPNLNINLVSLFAIAGADDFGGISPLTSDYINPELPWPSVSNLKRQLGSIGYNLKERLPVYDKYINDSYLSQDVLDVAGKIKKRNNIL from the coding sequence ATGATGGAAATAATCACAAAACAGGATGCAAATATGTTGTTAAATGGGGACATGACGACATTTATTGATTGTATTAAACAAATCAATCAAAACAGACAAAAGGATTTAACATACTCAAAAAACGTATTTTTGCCCCTTACCCATATCTGCCGAAATAGCTGTGGTTACTGCAACTTCAAAGAATCACCCGAAGAAAGCGTTAACTTATTGATGAACGAGAATGAGGTAAGAAGAATACTTGAAACTGCAAATGAATATAAATGCAGTGAGGCACTATTCACATTCGGTGAATCCGCCGATGAAGTGGACGTCGTCAAGGAAAGGTTGGATGAATACTCCTTCAATTCGATGGTGGAATACGTTCATCACCTCTCTAAAATAGCATTGGATGAATATGAAATATTGCCGCATACAAATATGGGCATAATCACAAGAAAGGACTTGAGATATCTCTCGGATGTCAACGCATCAATGGGGCTGATGCTCGAGACTACAAATAAGAGTCTTCTCAAGACGATAGTCCACAAGGACAGTCCGACAAAGGATCCTTCAAAGAGAATAAAATTTATAGAGGATGCAGGCAAACAACAGATACCATTTACGACGGGTATGCTGGTGGGCATAGGTGAAAGTCCCACAGACTGGGTGGATACCCTATTTGAGATAAAAAGGTTACATGAAAAATATAATCACATCCAGGAGATAATAATACAAAACTTCAAGCCTAAGATAAACACGCCAATGGCAGATTATCCGGAAGTACCCGTTACCGATTTGATTAAGCTAACGGTCTTGGCATCATTACTTTTTGAGGATGTCAGCATACAGATACCACCAAATTTAAACATCAATCTTGTCAGCCTATTTGCTATTGCAGGGGCAGATGACTTTGGTGGAATATCACCATTAACAAGCGATTACATAAATCCGGAGCTTCCATGGCCAAGTGTAAGTAACCTGAAAAGACAGCTTGGCTCTATAGGCTACAATCTAAAAGAAAGGCTGCCCGTCTATGATAAGTATATTAACGACAGCTACCTGTCACAGGATGTACTGGATGTGGCAGGAAAAATTAAGAAAAGAAATAACATATTATGA